In Candidatus Methylomirabilis tolerans, the sequence GAAAGGCTCCGTCACCCAGCACCGCGATGGCGATCGGATTTCCAACGAGGAGATCCTTGAGCTCGACTGCGATATCCTGGTTCCTGCCGCGACCGAAGGCCAAATTACGCAGAAGAACGCCGATCGGATACGGGCCGGGATCGTGGCCGAAGGGGCGAACGGGCCGACGACACCAGAGGCCGATCAGATCCTGGTGGCGAAAGGGACGGCCGTTATCCCGGACATCCTCGCTAACGCCGGCGGCGTGGCGGTCTCGTACTTCGAATGGGTGCAAGATTTGCAGCAGTATTTCTGGCACGAGCATCAGATCAACGAACGGTTGTCCGAGGTGATGATCGCCGCGTTCCAGCGGGTAGTGGCGATGTCACGCAAAGAGCAGGTTGACCTCCGGACCGCCGCGCTGATGCTGGCCGTCAAAAGGGTGGCTGACGGCAAGCGACTCAGGGGGTTGTATCCATGACACGCATCGCAAGGCTGAGCGCCAGGGAGATCCTGGATTCCCGTGGCTACCCGACTGTCGAGGTGGACGCTGTGTTGGAGGACGGCTCCATCGGACGCGCCGCCGTCCCATCCGGCGCTTCGACCGGCCGGCACGAGGCGCTGGAACTGAGGGACGGGGATCCGTCTCGCCATGCGGGGAAAGGGGTACAAAAGGCCATCCGCCATATCCACGACCTCATCGCCCCTGTCCTGGTAGGAAAACAGGCTGATGAGCAGGCGGCGATCGATCATGCGCTCATCACGCTTGATGGCACCGAGAACAAAGCCAGGCTGGGCGCCAATGCGGTGTTGGGTGTCTCGCTTGCCGTCGCAAAAGCGGCCGCAGCCGCGCGAGATCTTCCGCTGTACCGGTATCTGGGTGGCCCGACAGCGACGACCCTTCCGATTCCCCTGATGAACATCATCAATGGCGGGGCGCACGCCGACACGAACGTGGATTTTCAGGAGTTCATGATTGTTCCTGCTGGGGCGCCCACCTTTGCTGAGGCTATTCGGTTCGGGGCGGAGACCTTCCATGCGCTGGGTGGCGTGCTGGCTGGACGAGGTTACGGTACCACGGTGGGCGATGAGGGTGGTTTTGCGCCGCGATTGCGCTCAAACGTTGAAGCGATCGAGCTGATCCTGGAGGCGATCGCCAAGGCCGGGTATCGGCCCGGCAGCGATATCGCACTGGCGCTCGACCCGGCGGCGAGCGAGTTCTTCGATGGGGGCAAGTACGTCTTCAGGAAATCTGACGGCTCGACCAGGGACGCTGAAGGGATGATTCATTTCTACAGCGACTGGATTCGCCAGTATCCTATCGTCTCGATCGAGGATGGCTTGGCCGAGGATGACTGGCTGGGGTGGAAGACACTCACCGCCGAGCTTGGGAAACAGACACAACTGGTGGGTGATGACCTCTTTGTCACGAGTAGCCGGCGACTGGCCCGCGGAATCGATGAGGGTATTGCCAACGCTATCCTCATTAAGCTCAATCAGGTTGGGACGCTGACTGAAACACTTCAGGCCATGGAGTTGGCGCGGTCTGTCGGATATCGGAACGTGATCTCGCATCGGTCGGGTGAGACGGAGGATACGACAATCGCCGATCTGGCGGTGGCGACGGGCGCCGGTCAGATCAAGTCCGGCTCTCTCAGTCGGACTGAACGGACCTGCAAGTATAATCAACTGCTCCGGATCGAGGAAGCATTAGGGCCGGATGCGGTCCTGGCG encodes:
- the eno gene encoding phosphopyruvate hydratase, encoding MTRIARLSAREILDSRGYPTVEVDAVLEDGSIGRAAVPSGASTGRHEALELRDGDPSRHAGKGVQKAIRHIHDLIAPVLVGKQADEQAAIDHALITLDGTENKARLGANAVLGVSLAVAKAAAAARDLPLYRYLGGPTATTLPIPLMNIINGGAHADTNVDFQEFMIVPAGAPTFAEAIRFGAETFHALGGVLAGRGYGTTVGDEGGFAPRLRSNVEAIELILEAIAKAGYRPGSDIALALDPAASEFFDGGKYVFRKSDGSTRDAEGMIHFYSDWIRQYPIVSIEDGLAEDDWLGWKTLTAELGKQTQLVGDDLFVTSSRRLARGIDEGIANAILIKLNQVGTLTETLQAMELARSVGYRNVISHRSGETEDTTIADLAVATGAGQIKSGSLSRTERTCKYNQLLRIEEALGPDAVLAAPFAKVQ